A region from the Aegilops tauschii subsp. strangulata cultivar AL8/78 chromosome 5, Aet v6.0, whole genome shotgun sequence genome encodes:
- the LOC109734268 gene encoding uncharacterized protein: MRRQFINVVLGCHKTRSFVLHRIRSSSLFHLRKRTAGTSPPPPPTQVEEAALPKPALSFGFLRKECVPGGTSMFMPFGRSGDGILGVGPSVDVLAYDARLNNVRVMPRLQGCMADPIAFNVGDALYLLERRPSRSGRTNQPSFQVLKHGDPPEDVYVFPRWHWRSLRPPPYVNAATIGASALVGDDIWVSAEGVGTYAFDTAKHRWSKAGGWELPFCGGAEYSPELGLWFGLSSLHKKKLFCAADLSAAAGASGAPELCRVWRKELAANPEDWELLDTLLVHVGNGRFCVARFYHVYADEESPIATEKFAVFTGVEVQRLKAGGRIKIVGHKSIRYEIDAYIHWVF, from the coding sequence ATGCGCCGCCAGTTCATCAACGTGGTGCTGGGCTGCCACAAGACCCGCTCCTTCGTCCTGCACCGCATCAGGTCGTCGAGCCTCTTCCACCTACGAAAACGAACCGCCGGCacatcgccgccgcctccgccgacACAGGTGGAAGAGGCCGCGCTGCCGAAACCCGCGCTGTCGTTCGGCTTTCTCCGCAAGGAATGCGTCCCAGGCGGGACCTCCATGTTCATGCCTTTCGGCCGCAGCGGGGACGGGATCCTCGGCGTAGGCCCGAGCGTCGACGTCCTGGCCTACGACGCCCGCCTGAATAACGTCAGGGTCATGCCCAGGCTGCAGGGGTGCATGGCCGACCCCATCGCCTTCAACGTCGGCGACGCCCTCTACCTCCTGGAGAGGCGCCCCAGCAGGTCTGGTCGGACCAACCAGCCCAGCTTCCAAGTTCTCAAGCACGGCGACCCTCCGGAAGACGTCTACGTGTTCCCGAGGTGGCACTGGCgctccctccggcctcctccctACGTGAACGCCGCCACGATCGGCGCCTCCGCGCTGGTCGGTGACGACATCTGGGTGTCGGCCGAGGGCGTCGGCACCTACGCCTTCGACACCGCCAAACACAGGTGGAGCAAGGCCGGCGGCTGGGAGCTCCCGTTCTGCGGCGGCGCAGAGTACTCCCCGGAGCTCGGCCTCTGGTTCGGCCTCTCTTCTCTACACAAGAAGAAGCTCTTCTGCGCAGCGGACCTCTCGGCGGCAGCGGGTGCTTCCGGTGCGCCCGAGCTGTGCCGTGTCTGGAGGAAGGAGCTCGCCGCCAACCCTGAGGACTGGGAGCTGCTGGACACCCTCCTCGTGCATGTTGGCAACGGCAGGTTCTGCGTCGCCAGGTTCTACCACGTGTATGCAGATGAAGAGAGCCCCATTGCAACGGAGAAATTCGCAGTCTTCACCGGCGTGGAGGTGCAGCGCCTCAAGGCTGGTGGGAGGATCAAGATAGTCGGGCACAAATCCATACGCTACGAAATCGATGCCTATATCCACTGGGTGTTTTAG
- the LOC109734267 gene encoding transcriptional adapter ADA2: MGRSRGVPNSGDDDTNHRSKRRRVASTGDASDSLSAACGGAGDGKKALYHCNYCNKDLSGKIRFKCSKCPDFDLCVECFSVGAEVTPHRSNHPYRVMDNLSFPLICPDWNADEEILLLEGIEMYGLGNWAEVAEHVGTKSKAQCIEHYTTAYMNSPCYPLPDMSHVNGKNRKELLAMAKVQGESKKGIPLLSGDLTPKAESPFSPSRIKMEDALGEGPASRSPSHIPGGANKKASTVGHFKDSANLSKVEDGHMDRSIGVKKPRYSADEGPSLTELSGYNAKRHEFDPEYDNDAEQALAEMEFKETDSETDRELKLRVLRIYLSRLDERKRRKEFILERNLLYPNPLEKDLTNEDKEVYHRYKVFMRFLSKEEHEALVRSVIEERKIRRRIQELQECRSAGCRTLAEAKIHIEQKRRKEYEANALKAKESGQLISNSKSGHKTNRPMKLETDGSLDLKKGSAILDAGGRDSPKTTGPTSAKQWDDWDIVGLPGAELLSSSEKLLCCQNRLLPSHYLRMQEVLMQEMFKGNVVKKEDAHVLFKVDPAKVDTVYDMVMKKLGNNEEAPMV; encoded by the exons ATGGGCCGGTCCCGCGGGGTGCCCAATTCCGGCGACGACGACACCAACCACAG GTCGAAGCGGAGGAGGGTCGCCTCGACCGGGGATGCGTCGGACTCGCTCTCCGCGGCGTGCGGGGGAGCCGGCGACGGGAAGAAGGCACTGTACCACTGCAACTACTGCAACAAGGACCTGTCTGGGAAGATCCGGTTCAAGTGCTCCAAGTGCCCCGACTTTGACCTCTGCGTCGAGTGCTTCTCCGTCGGAGCCGAGGTCACTCCGCACCGGAGCAACCACCCCTACAGGGTCATG GACAACCTATCTTTTCCACTCATTTGTCCAGATTGGAATGCGGATGAGGAAATCCTTCTTCTAGAG GGAATTGAAATGTATGGTCTGGGAAACTGGGCTGAAGTTGCGGAGCATGTTGGTACCAAGAGCAAGGCACAGTGCATCGAGCATTATACTACTGCATATATGAACTCACCTTGTTATCCCCTTCCG GACATGTCTCATGTTAATGGCAAGAATAGGAAGGAACTTCTTGCCATGGCTAAAGTACAGGGTGAGAGTAAAAAAG GAATTCCACTGTTATCAGGGGATTTGACACCTAAGGCAGAGTCACCATTTTCTCCCTCCAGGATCAA GATGGAAGATGCACTTGGAGAAGGTCCAGCCAGTCGATCACCTTCGCACATACCTGGTG GTGCAAATAAGAAAGCTTCAACTGTTGGGCATTTTAAAGATAGTGCTAATCTATCTAAAGTCGAAG ATGGTCATATGGATAGAAGTATTGGCGTGAAAAAACCCAGATATTCTGCAGATGAGGGGCCTTCTTTAACTGAATTGAGTGGGTACAATGCAAAGAGACACGAGTTTGACCCAGAGTATGATAATGATGCTGAacaagccctcgcagagatggaaTTTAAAGAAACTGATTCAGAAACTGATCGTGAACTGAAGCTACGTGTGTTGCGTATTTACTTGTCAAG GCTTGATGAAAGAAAAAGGAGAAAAGAGTTCATATTGGAAAGAAATTTACTATATCCTAATCCTTTGGAGAAGGATCTAACTAATGAAGACAAGGAAGTTTACCATCGGTACAAGGTTTTCATGCGTTTCCTTTCCAAGGAGGAACATGAAGCCCTTGTTAGGAGTGTTATTGAAGAGCGAAAAATCCGGAGGAGGATTCAAGAGCTTCAG GAATGTCGTTCAGCTGGATGCCGTACGCTGGCTGAAGCCAAGATACATATAGAGCAAAAGAGGAGAAAGGAGTATGAGGCGAATGCTCTGAAAGCCAAGGAAAGTGGCCAGCTTATTTCAAATAGTAAATCAGGACACAAAACAAACCGTCCTATGAAACTCGAGACTGATGGGAGTTTGGATCTTAAGAAAGGCAGTGCCATTTTGGATGCTGGTGGCAGGGATTCTCCAAAAACCACAGGACCTACAAGCGCTAAGCAATGGGATGATTGGGACATTGTTGGTCTTCCTGGGGCAGAGCTATTAAGCTCCAGT GAAAAACTTCTGTGCTGTCAGAACAGATTGCTACCTAGTCATTATCTGAGAATGCAGGAGGTGCTGATGCAGGAGATGTTCAAGGGCAATGTCGTCAAGAAGGAAGATGCCCATGTATTGTTTAAAGTCGATCCTGCCAAAGTCGATACGGTTTATGATATGGTGATGAAAAAGCTGGGCAACAACGAGGAGGCTCCGATGGTTTAG